A genome region from Aphelocoma coerulescens isolate FSJ_1873_10779 chromosome Z unlocalized genomic scaffold, UR_Acoe_1.0 ChrZ, whole genome shotgun sequence includes the following:
- the SIGLEC15 gene encoding sialic acid-binding Ig-like lectin 15, translating into MRELGLVLLCLLRISRKGVQCNGWSVHVPSDVTGELGKMVILPCTFTHPYKTFDRALTAIWRIKEPYNGTIVFKCVSQSSSELCKTAISHKSKYKLLGNPRHKDLSIRIDNLTWSDSERYFCRVELAGDIHDKYESRNGIKLHVIAAPRIINITVSSSRDHTFQARCTAEGEPAPALTWTGPLYGNPSSTSSSGRRVTKELRSLTHDGKYTCTAVNSHGRAEGALYFYKLRASDSSSFMILIFVPLGIKVLILLVMLSFTVFSREGPPSAPSSLARPQLPECTYENCDRRHGGSQTLPTGGAVPRRS; encoded by the exons ATGAGAGAGCTCGGCTTGGTTCTGCTGTGCCTCCTTCGCATCTCCAGGAAGG GTGTGCAGTGCAATGGCTGGTCTGTCCACGTCCCCTCTGACGTTACTGGAGAGCTTGGGAAGATGGTTATCCTACCCTGCACTTTCACACACCCCTACAAAACATTTGACCGGGCCCTCACGGCCATTTGGAGGATCAAGGAGCCTTACAATGGCACGATAGTCTTCAAGTGTGTGAGCCAGAGCAGCAGCGAGCTCTGCAAGACTGCCATCAGCCACAAGAGCAAGTACAAGCTGCTGGGCAACCCCCGGCACAAGGACCTGTCCATCAGGATTGACAACCTGACCTGGAGCGACAGCGAGAGGTACTTCTGCCGGGTGGAGCTGGCCGGAGACATCCACGACAAGTACGAGAGCAGGAATGGGATAAAGCTGCATGTGATTG CCGCCCCCAGGATCATTAACATCACGGTcagctccagcagggaccaCACCTTCCAGGCCCGCTGCACGGCCGAGGGGGAGCCAGCGCCCGCCCTGACCTGGACCGGACCCCTCTACGGCAACCCGAGCTCCACCAGCAGCTCCGGCCGCCGCGTCACCAAGGAGCTGCGGTCCCTGACCCACGACGGGAAATACACCTGCACTGCTGTCAACAGCCAcggcagggcagagggggcccTCTACTTCTACAAACTCAGAGCCTCCGACAGCTCCTCCTTCATGATCCTCATCTTTGTGCCGCTGGGAATCAAGGTGCTCATTTTGCTGGTGATGCTGAGCTTCACCGTTTTCTCCAGAGAAG GTCCCCCCtctgctccatccagcctggccag GCCACAGCTGCCAGAGTGCACCTACGAGAACTGTGACCGCAGACACGGCGGCAGCCAGACCCTGCCCACAGGAGGGGCCGTGCCGAGGCGCAGCTGA